From the Croceicoccus marinus genome, the window TGCCTTGTAAGAGCGGATCTCGTCTTGCGAATAGCCGTAAACAGACTGGTTTAGATGAACCATCAGGTTCTTGCCGACCAGACCTGACGAATTTGCGAGACCGTCGGGAAACTCGCAACTGGCGGAGTTGAGGAGCAGGCGGGGTGTCTCGATCGCATAACCCGCCACCACGACGTTCCTGGCCTTCTGAAAGCGCCATTCATTACCGCGATGATAGTGGACGCCGGTCACTCGCCCATTCGTAGTTTCGATCCGCCCGACCATCGCCAGATCGCGGATTTCGGCCCCGGCGGCGAGCGCCCGAGGCAGCCAGGTGTTGAGCACCGACTGCTTGGCATTGGTCGAGCAACCGGCGGCGCAGAAACCGCGATAGACGCACGGAGGGGCCTTGCCGCGTGGCGCTGAAAGCGTCGCGATCGGCGTTTCGGCCCAAGCGATACCGAGCTTCTCCGCGCCCCTTGCGAGATAACGGGCGGGGGCGTTCAGGGGATGGGCGCGATAGGGATAGCGCGGGCGCTTCGGTCCCCAAGGATAGCGGACCGGACCCGAGATGCTCAAAGTTTGCTCGACCTCGCGGTAATAGCGCCACATCTCACGCCAATCGAGCGGCCAGTCGACCCCATAACCCAGCTTGCTGCGACTCTTGAACCATTCGGGCCGGAACCGCAGCGAGACCATCATGTAGTGGACGGTCGATCCGCCGACGGCCTTGCCCGAATTGTTCGCGCCCAAATGAATTGGATCGGCACCATCGACAATCCGCTCGTCGGTCCAGTAGAGCTTAGACTGGTGATGCTCGTCCGAGGCAAAATCCTCCAGCGGTCGCCAATAGGCTCCGGCGTCCATGGCGATAACCGAGAAGCCCGCTTCGGCCAGCTTGCAGGCAAGCGTGCCGCCGCCTGCACCGGTGCCGACGATGACGAAGTCTACTTCTTCCTCGCCATATTCGCGCATGGGAACCCAGCCGCCGCGCGTGAACACATCGGGGGCCTTGCCATTCAGCGCGCGGGGCCGCTCTTGCGGGTTATCGTTCATGATGTTGCGGCCACCCGCGAAGGGGACGCCGTGATTCCTCGACGGCTTCCCACGGATCACGCCTGTTCTCGCCAAGCCGGACATAGCCGCGCGGGGATGCCGGTCCGCCAAACCCCATCGCGCTCCACAGCGAGGGCTGCGCCCAATGCGCGGAAGCCAGATCGGGCAGCAGACGCCATTTCCAGAATAGCTCGGACGGCAAGTCCTCCCATAGTTCGGCGCAGACCTCGCCATGTTCCACCATCCCCAGAACCTTGTTTGCGTTATCGGGTTCAAGTTCCGCAAAGTCGCGATCGAAGCGCAGCCTTGCTTCCGCTTCGATCGCATCGAGCCCCCGGCGCCAGCATTCGGCGGTGCGGGGCAGGCAGTCCAGCCGGTGCCCGTCGCCTTCGTCTTTGCCGATCTTTCGCACCACCATCGCCAGGGTGGTGGTTGCGGGTCGTTCCGGTGAGTCGGGGCAAACACGGGTTGTGATCGCACGCAGTGTTGCCAGTTGGGTATCGCTGAGCACGCCTTCGGCGACGGCAAGGGCAAGCCGCCTGTCGACGACTTCGCGGGTTTGCTCGTTCCAGCTCGGTGTGTCTCGCTTGGCAAGCACGTCATAGGTCGGAAAAGGGTCAGTCACGGGCGAATCTACGGATCAGCAACAGTGCTCCAAGGCCGGCGATGGCAAGCCCCGTGAAGGACGGTGGCGCGGGGATGGGCGGCCCGGCGAGCACGTTCTGTCGCCAGTTCTTCCAGCCTCCCATGTTCTTCGACACGCCATAGGCGTGAAACGCCGATCCCAGCAGGCCCAGCGCCGCGGTGGCGGCGAGCGAGGCAGTGGTGATCCAGGTCACGCGCCCGGTCAGGGCAGCGCGCGCCAGCGCGAGGGCAGCGACCGGCGGGATTGCCACTGGTAACCACATTGCGGGATTGTGATACGCGCCTCGGAAGTGGAGCAGTGCGGCCTCTCCGGCTGTCCCGGCAAGGCCCAAAGCGGTGAAGCCGGCAAGCGCACGCCCCGATAACAACGGCACTGGACCCAGCGCCGCGGCGCCGGAACCCAGTGCCTGGGAGGCTGCGCCGAGCGCACCCGCAACAACCAGCGCGGCAGGTGCACCGATCGGTGCCTGGTAGAAGACATTCCCGAGGCTGAAACCACCCGGCTGCTTGGCAATGTTGTAGATATGGAAGCCCAGACCGGCCGCACCTATCCCCACGCTGGCGGCATGAACGCCGATGGACCACGGTCTGACCGCGCTGTTCGCTCCGCCTCGTACAACGAGCGCGCCGTCAGTGATGAGGGATAACGCCGAAGCCCCGAGCGGCAGGACCATCGCCTTGTTGGCAAAGGAGCCGCGATAATGCTCCACAGAGGAATCCGACAGCACCGAACCGGCAACAATGGCCGCGCCTCCGGCAATCAGTCCCGCAGCGTGAGGTCTATCGTCGGCGGGCATCAGTCTTCCGTGAAAACCTTGCTCATCACCTGCTTCGCTGCACCTTTTAGCATGCCCGCTTCGTTCGGATCGCCCTTCAACGCGCTCGTCATGAACGCCTTGGCCTGCTCGAACTTGATGTGCGGCGGCAGCGGCGGGACCTCCGGATCGGTCTTCACCTCGAGAACGCACGGCTTCCCTGCCGAAAGCGCCTCTTCCCATGCAGAACCGAGCTGCCCTGGGTCGTCCACGAAAATTCCCTTGAGGCCGATCATCTCGGCGAACTTGTGATAGGGCATATCGGGCAGGCGCTGCGTCATTTCGGCCTTCGGATTGCCTTCCATCACCCGTTGCTCCCAAGTGACCTGGTTCAAATCCTCGTTGTTGAGCACGCACACGACGAAGGTCTTGTTGGCCCATTTGTGATGGTACTTGGCCACCGTAATGAGCTCGGCCATATTGTTCATCTGCATCGCGCCGTCGCCCACCATCGCGATCACCGGCCGGTCGGGATAGGCGAACTTGGCGGCGATCGCATAGGGCACGCCCGCGCCCATAGAGGCGAGACCGCCCGAAAGCGAGCCCATCATGCCGCGTCGCATCTGGACATCGCGGGCATACCAGTTGGCGCAGGAGCCGGAATCGCTTGTCAGGATCGCGCGATCCGGCACACGCGGGGATAGCTCGGTAAACACGCGTTGCGGGTTGACCGGGTTGGCTTCCACCATCGCGCGGTCGTGCAGCGTCTCTTCCCAGTCCTTTTTCCAGCCAGCGATATCGTCGCGCCAGCCAGTGTCGGTTTTCTGCTCGAGCAGGGGCAGTAGCGCCTCGATAGTGAGCGCGACATCGCCCTGCAGGTTCACATCGTGCGGGAAGCGGATCGAGAGCATTCCGGGCTCGATATCTACCTGCACCCCGCGCGCCTGGTCTTCCTTGGGCAGGAATTCCGAATAGGGGAAACCGGACCCGAGCGTCAGCAGCGTGTCGCACTCCATCATCAGATCGTAGCTCGGCTTGGTGCCAAGCAGGCCGATCGATCCGGTCACCCACGGAAGATCGTCGGGCAACACGTCCTTGCCGAGCAGCGCCTTGGCCGCGCCTGCACCCAGCTTGTCGGCGATGGCGATGACTTCATCCGTCGCACCCTTACTGCCAGCGCCCACGAGCATGGCCACCTTCTTGCCTGAGTTGAGAACTTCCGCCGCACGCTGGAGGTCGTCCTGCGCCGGGACGATCTTCGGCCTGCTATATCCCACACCCGAGAACACCGCCCCGTGCTTGCGGGGCGGTTCCGCCATGTCCTCTTCCTGCAGATCGTTGGGAAATACGAGCGCGGTGACGCGGTTGTTGCCCTTGGCGATCCGCACTGCGCGGTCCACCAAATGGCGCACCTGCGCCGGGACCATGGCATAGCCGGTGAATGCTCCCGCCACGTCCTTGAACATCGAGGTCATGTCGAGTTCCTGCTGGTAATGCGCGCCCACGGCGGTGCGCGCCTGCTGGCCGACGATGGCCAGCACCGGCATGTGGTCCATCCGCGCATCGTAGAGCCCGGTCAGCAGATGCGAGGCGCCGGGGCCCGAGGTCGCCAAGCACACGCCCAACTCGCCGGTGAACTTCGCATGCGCCGAGGCCATGAAGGCGGCCATTTCCTCGTGGCGCACCTGAACGAATTCGAATTTGTCCTTCATCTCGTCGAGGGCGCCGACAAGACCATTGATGCCGTCTCCGGGATAGCCGAAGATCCGGCGCACGCCCCATTCGTGAAGGCGCTTCCAAACAAATTGCGATACTGTCTGTGCCATGATGTCTCCTGAGTCAGGCCCATCCGTCGTATTTGGGAAACGAAAGGTGCCCGGCGAGAGTTCCGAAAGACCGAGGTCTTGAAAAGAAAACAGGAGCAGGTGCACCATGGATGCGATCGGTTGCAAACGTTGGGTTATCGCCGAGGGCTATATTCCCGGAAGCAGCATGGTGAACGCCGATCGGGCACTGGAAAGCCATGAGACCGCATGTATTCTCAATGCCGGTGATCAGCCTGCCAAGGTGCGGATCACTCTGTTCTTCACTGATCGCGATCCGGTCGGCCCTTATGAAATCGATGTCGGGCCCCGGCGAACACTGCATATGCGGTTCAACGATCTGGCCGAACCGGAGGCGGTACCACGAGACACCAGCTATGCCAGCATCATCGAAAGCGATGTTCCGATCATCGTCCAGCATACCCGGCTCGACAGTCGCGCTGCTGAGATCTCCCTCCTGTCGACGATGGCCTTTCCCGCAGAATAGTTCCGGATTAGAGCGGCAGACGGTCTTCCCGGACAAACAGGTCGGGTGACAACGCATCGAGGTTCGGCACGCCATACTGGCCAAGCTCGTTCATCATCTCGGATCGGAGAAGTTCGATCGCGCGGCTGACTCCCGCAGCCCCGAAAGCGTAAAGGCCATAAAGTGTGGCCCGACCGGTCAGAACCGCGTCCGCGCCCAAGGCGCGTGCTTTGAGAATATCGCTGCCTCGGCGAATGCCACCCGAGATGTAAAGCGCGATACGATCTCCGGAGAGTTCTCGGGCGCGCGGCAGGATATCGAGCGCCGAAACCGCCCAGTCTGCCTGCCTACCCCCATGACCGCCAAGAATAACGCCATCGACACCATGCTCAATCGCGCGTGACACATCCTCGAGATTGAGAACACCTTTGAGGAAAAGAGGCTTGCACCATCGTTCGCGGATCCTGGCGAGGTCGTCCCAGCCAAGCGATTTCGGCATTTGCTCTCGGATCCAGTTCGCGCTGTCGAAGAACGAGCGCTCGTCCTTCGGGACGAAGTCGATGACGTTGGAAAACTCCGGCAGACCGCGCGAAAGCGTCGTCACCAGCCAGCGAGGATGACGTGCAGCGTCGATCAGTCCGGGAAGGTTGGGGAAACCGCTAGCGGTTCGGTTCCGCTCGTCCCATTCGCGTTGACCGAAGATCTGGGCGTTGCTGGTGACCACCAGGGCTTCGCAGCCTGCCCGGTCGGCGCGGTCGACGAGCTCCTGCCAGATTTCCTCGCCACCGAAGACATAGAGCTGCCACCAGTGCCGCAGCCCCGGCACCGCCGCGACATCTTCCATCCTGTCGTTCGACATCGTGCTCTGGATGAACGGTACGCCGGCTTCGGCAGCGCCTTGCGCCAGCGCGACATCGGCATTGCGCATGAAAATGCCGTTGAGGCCGGTTGGCGCAATCGCAAGAGGGAGCGATGCGTCGCGGCCCAGCATTTTTGCGGAAACATCGCGGCACGCTTCGTCGGACAGCGTGAAGGGCATCGCTCGCCATTCTGCAAAGGCTTTGCGTTCCCTGTCCAGTGTGGCTTCTTGCCCCGCGCCGCCCTCGAGATATTCAAGGACGAACCGGGGCATGAGCTTGTGGGCCCGGGCGCGGAGATCCGCGATCGACCTGACCCGCGCTATTTTCCTGCCGGCATAGTGAATGCGCCGGGGAGATGATCCGACTTGGGCGACAGTGCCACTCGCTTCTCCCCGCCTGCTCAGGTCCCGTCCCCTGTCGGATCTGACCTACTGGACCGCACGACCTGGCATCTCCTCGTCGGAAACCCGCCAGACCGTGTTGCCCACATCGTCGGCGACCAGCAGCCCGCCTCGCCCATCTAGGGCAACCCCGACGGGCCGACCGTAAGCCTCGCCATCGGCGCTCAGAAAGCCGGTGAGGATATCGTAGACCGGACCGCTGGGTCGCCCTTCAGCGAAAGGGACAAACACGACCTTGTATCCGCTCGGGGGTTTGCGGTTCCACGAGCCGTGCTGACCTATGAAAGCACCTTGCAGGCCGAGCGGCGCCGGATGCGCTGAACCGGTGAATGCCAGCCCTAGCGAGGCGGTGTGCGGGCCGAGCGCGTAGTCGGGAACCAACGCTGAAGCAACGAGGTCGGGGCGGCCCGGCTCGACCCTCTCGTCGACATGATCGCCCCAGTAGGAATAAGGCCAGCCATAGAATCCGCCATCCTCGACCGCTGTCATGTAGTCGGGCGGAACGTCCGACCCAAGCTCGTCACGTTCGTTGACCGCCGTCCAGAGCCGGTTGCTCTCCGGTTCGAACGCCATTCCGACCGGATTGCGCAAACCGCTGGCGAACAGCCGTTCGGCACCGGTGCGCAGATCGATCTCGCGGATTGCGGCGCGACCGACTTCATGCTCCAGTCCGTATTCGCCGATATTGCTCGCCGAACCGATTGCGACATACAGTTTCGTGTTGTCGGGACTGACGGCGAGGCTACGCGTCCAGTGCTGGTTGTATGGTCCGGCAGGAAGGACGGCGATTGTTTCGCCCGCATCGGGAATGCTCGTGGCGCCGGTTTCGTAGCGGAAACGCAGGACCGCGTCGGTATTGGCGACATAGAGATCGGACCCGACCAGCGCCATCCCGAACGGCGAATTAAGTTCGGTGATGAAGGGCGCCCGCATATCGGCGACACCGTCACCGTCCGTATCGCGCAAAAGCGTGATACGGTTAGCGCTCGGGACCGCCGAACCAGCCTTCTTCATGAAAAGCTTCATGAAAAAACCCTTGATACCCTTGCCCAGCTCGGGCTGCGGCGGCGCTGCGGATTCTGCGACGAGGACATCGCCGTTGGGCAGAACATGGAGCCAGCGAGGATGATCCAGTCCGGTGGCGAATGACGTGACCGCCATGCCTTGTGCCGGCACGGGCGCGGCGCCGTCGGGCCAGCCGGTGGCGGGAGCGACATCGAACGTTGGCAAAAGGGTCTCGGCCGGTTCGACGATCTGCGGCGCCGGCCCACTTGCGGCTTCCACCGGTATATCCGCCACATGGCCGCATCCGG encodes:
- a CDS encoding gluconate 2-dehydrogenase subunit 3 family protein — protein: MLAKRDTPSWNEQTREVVDRRLALAVAEGVLSDTQLATLRAITTRVCPDSPERPATTTLAMVVRKIGKDEGDGHRLDCLPRTAECWRRGLDAIEAEARLRFDRDFAELEPDNANKVLGMVEHGEVCAELWEDLPSELFWKWRLLPDLASAHWAQPSLWSAMGFGGPASPRGYVRLGENRRDPWEAVEESRRPLRGWPQHHER
- a CDS encoding thiamine pyrophosphate-requiring protein translates to MAQTVSQFVWKRLHEWGVRRIFGYPGDGINGLVGALDEMKDKFEFVQVRHEEMAAFMASAHAKFTGELGVCLATSGPGASHLLTGLYDARMDHMPVLAIVGQQARTAVGAHYQQELDMTSMFKDVAGAFTGYAMVPAQVRHLVDRAVRIAKGNNRVTALVFPNDLQEEDMAEPPRKHGAVFSGVGYSRPKIVPAQDDLQRAAEVLNSGKKVAMLVGAGSKGATDEVIAIADKLGAGAAKALLGKDVLPDDLPWVTGSIGLLGTKPSYDLMMECDTLLTLGSGFPYSEFLPKEDQARGVQVDIEPGMLSIRFPHDVNLQGDVALTIEALLPLLEQKTDTGWRDDIAGWKKDWEETLHDRAMVEANPVNPQRVFTELSPRVPDRAILTSDSGSCANWYARDVQMRRGMMGSLSGGLASMGAGVPYAIAAKFAYPDRPVIAMVGDGAMQMNNMAELITVAKYHHKWANKTFVVCVLNNEDLNQVTWEQRVMEGNPKAEMTQRLPDMPYHKFAEMIGLKGIFVDDPGQLGSAWEEALSAGKPCVLEVKTDPEVPPLPPHIKFEQAKAFMTSALKGDPNEAGMLKGAAKQVMSKVFTED
- a CDS encoding PQQ-dependent sugar dehydrogenase, whose protein sequence is MRLNAFSTCLASLALAGCGHVADIPVEAASGPAPQIVEPAETLLPTFDVAPATGWPDGAAPVPAQGMAVTSFATGLDHPRWLHVLPNGDVLVAESAAPPQPELGKGIKGFFMKLFMKKAGSAVPSANRITLLRDTDGDGVADMRAPFITELNSPFGMALVGSDLYVANTDAVLRFRYETGATSIPDAGETIAVLPAGPYNQHWTRSLAVSPDNTKLYVAIGSASNIGEYGLEHEVGRAAIREIDLRTGAERLFASGLRNPVGMAFEPESNRLWTAVNERDELGSDVPPDYMTAVEDGGFYGWPYSYWGDHVDERVEPGRPDLVASALVPDYALGPHTASLGLAFTGSAHPAPLGLQGAFIGQHGSWNRKPPSGYKVVFVPFAEGRPSGPVYDILTGFLSADGEAYGRPVGVALDGRGGLLVADDVGNTVWRVSDEEMPGRAVQ
- a CDS encoding GMC family oxidoreductase yields the protein MNDNPQERPRALNGKAPDVFTRGGWVPMREYGEEEVDFVIVGTGAGGGTLACKLAEAGFSVIAMDAGAYWRPLEDFASDEHHQSKLYWTDERIVDGADPIHLGANNSGKAVGGSTVHYMMVSLRFRPEWFKSRSKLGYGVDWPLDWREMWRYYREVEQTLSISGPVRYPWGPKRPRYPYRAHPLNAPARYLARGAEKLGIAWAETPIATLSAPRGKAPPCVYRGFCAAGCSTNAKQSVLNTWLPRALAAGAEIRDLAMVGRIETTNGRVTGVHYHRGNEWRFQKARNVVVAGYAIETPRLLLNSASCEFPDGLANSSGLVGKNLMVHLNQSVYGYSQDEIRSYKAPPSLALTEHWNYEDAGKDYHGGWCYMAPGPLPADWARTVSQRGLWGRELLDEMTRYNHAAGLKMVGEVLPGERNRVTLVDETDQYGLAIPQVTFSFGDNEHAMIEHALDFMDRALEVVGVTQRWRNESETAHLMGTARMGHDRATSVVDADCRSWDIPNLWICDGSVFPTSGGVNPSLTIQAIACRTSDRIAELASRREL
- a CDS encoding alpha-hydroxy acid oxidase: MPRFVLEYLEGGAGQEATLDRERKAFAEWRAMPFTLSDEACRDVSAKMLGRDASLPLAIAPTGLNGIFMRNADVALAQGAAEAGVPFIQSTMSNDRMEDVAAVPGLRHWWQLYVFGGEEIWQELVDRADRAGCEALVVTSNAQIFGQREWDERNRTASGFPNLPGLIDAARHPRWLVTTLSRGLPEFSNVIDFVPKDERSFFDSANWIREQMPKSLGWDDLARIRERWCKPLFLKGVLNLEDVSRAIEHGVDGVILGGHGGRQADWAVSALDILPRARELSGDRIALYISGGIRRGSDILKARALGADAVLTGRATLYGLYAFGAAGVSRAIELLRSEMMNELGQYGVPNLDALSPDLFVREDRLPL
- a CDS encoding sensory rhodopsin transducer — encoded protein: MDAIGCKRWVIAEGYIPGSSMVNADRALESHETACILNAGDQPAKVRITLFFTDRDPVGPYEIDVGPRRTLHMRFNDLAEPEAVPRDTSYASIIESDVPIIVQHTRLDSRAAEISLLSTMAFPAE